A region from the Streptosporangiales bacterium genome encodes:
- a CDS encoding alpha/beta fold hydrolase, producing MTEFLTIDGGQLAYDVTGDGPLIVLAHGMGDNRAAYRDVAARLATGGFRVASTDLRGHGESSTGWASYTRTDTAGDLLAVIDDLGGPAVIVGHSFAGGSATIAAARRPELVTAIVEISPFTRPQKIELGALVSNARYRKGMALLMGTGVLRSLGLWKRYLDHAYPGTKPTGFADHVAALDVDLRRPGRMAVVSRMGMSAPTDAGAELADIVCPALVIEGTLDPDWADPGAEGAAVVAGMPEGLGSLEMIEGAGHYAHAQYPAEVTTAILAFLEAGEGGGASLV from the coding sequence ATGACCGAGTTCCTGACGATCGACGGCGGACAGCTCGCGTACGACGTGACCGGCGACGGCCCGCTGATCGTGCTCGCCCACGGCATGGGCGACAACAGGGCGGCCTATCGCGACGTTGCCGCCCGACTCGCGACGGGCGGATTCCGGGTCGCCAGCACGGATCTGCGTGGTCACGGCGAGTCCAGTACTGGCTGGGCGTCCTACACGCGCACCGACACGGCAGGCGACCTGCTCGCCGTGATCGACGACCTCGGCGGCCCTGCCGTCATCGTGGGTCACTCGTTCGCCGGCGGCTCCGCCACCATCGCGGCGGCGCGGAGACCCGAGCTCGTCACCGCCATCGTCGAGATCAGCCCCTTCACCCGCCCGCAGAAGATCGAGCTGGGTGCTCTGGTGTCCAACGCCCGCTACCGGAAGGGCATGGCCCTGCTCATGGGTACCGGCGTGCTGCGCAGCCTCGGACTGTGGAAGCGCTACCTCGACCATGCCTACCCGGGGACGAAGCCCACCGGTTTCGCCGACCATGTCGCCGCTCTCGACGTTGACCTGCGCAGGCCGGGCCGGATGGCCGTCGTCAGCAGGATGGGCATGTCCGCGCCCACCGATGCCGGTGCCGAGCTCGCCGACATCGTGTGCCCCGCTCTGGTCATCGAGGGCACGCTCGACCCCGACTGGGCCGACCCCGGGGCCGAGGGTGCGGCCGTCGTGGCGGGCATGCCCGAAGGTCTCGGCTCGCTCGAGATGATCGAGGGCGCGGGCCACTACGCTCATGCGCAGTACCCCGCCGAGGTCACCACCGCGATCCTTGCCTTCCTCGAAGCTGGCGAAGGAGGCGGCGCGAGCCTCGTGTGA
- a CDS encoding iron chelate uptake ABC transporter family permease subunit: MAALGVLTALSVLGVWVGSDPVPLRAVWETVVRYDDTNADQLIVATMRLPRIVVGLLAGAALGLAGAVMQGLARNPLADPGILGVNAGASLAMMCGIGVFDVTTFDGYLWFGFAGAALAALLVHRVASLGGSGATPVKLVLAGAAVSTAFGSLTTAVLLTRTEVFDQFRFWQVGSLANRSLGLSAQAVPFLVVGGLLALISRRLLNVLALGDDVARGLGVNLGVAQGIAAVAVVLLCGTATAIAGPLAFVGLAVPHAARLIAGPDYRWILPYSAVLAPALLLSADVIGRVVAPPGEVQVGVVTAVVGAPVLVLLVRRGKLVRS, from the coding sequence CTGGCCGCGCTCGGCGTCCTGACCGCGTTGAGCGTGCTGGGCGTCTGGGTCGGGTCCGACCCGGTGCCCCTGCGGGCCGTGTGGGAGACCGTGGTCCGTTACGACGACACGAACGCCGACCAGCTGATCGTCGCCACCATGCGACTGCCCAGGATCGTCGTGGGTCTGCTCGCGGGCGCCGCGCTCGGACTCGCCGGCGCCGTCATGCAGGGCCTGGCGCGCAACCCACTGGCCGATCCGGGAATCCTGGGCGTGAATGCGGGCGCGTCGCTGGCGATGATGTGCGGCATCGGCGTGTTCGACGTCACCACGTTCGACGGCTACCTGTGGTTCGGCTTCGCCGGCGCGGCGCTCGCCGCCCTGCTCGTGCACCGGGTCGCATCGCTCGGCGGGAGCGGTGCGACGCCGGTCAAGCTCGTCCTGGCCGGCGCGGCCGTCAGCACCGCGTTCGGTTCGCTGACCACGGCCGTCCTGCTCACCCGCACCGAGGTCTTCGACCAGTTCCGGTTCTGGCAGGTCGGCTCGCTGGCCAACCGGAGTCTCGGCCTGTCCGCGCAGGCCGTGCCGTTCCTCGTCGTCGGTGGGCTGCTGGCCCTGATCAGCCGTCGGCTGCTCAACGTGCTCGCCCTCGGCGACGACGTGGCCCGCGGGCTCGGCGTGAACCTCGGCGTGGCGCAGGGCATCGCCGCGGTCGCCGTCGTCCTCCTCTGCGGCACGGCCACGGCGATCGCCGGGCCGCTCGCCTTCGTCGGCCTCGCCGTGCCACATGCGGCACGGCTGATCGCCGGGCCGGACTATCGCTGGATCCTGCCCTACTCGGCGGTGCTCGCTCCTGCGCTCCTCCTGTCCGCCGACGTCATCGGTCGGGTCGTCGCGCCACCCGGCGAGGTCCAGGTGGGCGTGGTCACCGCGGTCGTCGGCGCGCCCGTCCTCGTCCTCCTGGTGCGACGCGGGAAGCTGGTCCGGTCGTGA
- a CDS encoding iron chelate uptake ABC transporter family permease subunit — MARSRTVVLALTGIVLALLAVALLAGSVSVTVTDVWLAFLGRGAPSVEYIVREVREPRALTGVLAGAAFGLSGGIFQSLIRNPLASPDILGITMGASVAAVMCLLVVGGSGVAVTVSALCGAFGTAFLIYLLAWRRGVSGHRLVIVGIGVSAVLSSVVSYVMTRSQVRDAQQALVWLTGSLAARTWTDVRPLVLALVVLVPAALVLAAALRPLQFGDETARGLGVGVERSRLGLVLVAVALAAFATAAAGPVAFVAFMSAPVARRLVGRGGPALVPAALVGAVVLLGSDLVAQRVLGAVTLPVGVVTGVLGAPYLLWLVATTHRIGSTG, encoded by the coding sequence CTGGCCAGGTCCCGGACCGTGGTCCTGGCCCTGACGGGGATCGTGCTCGCACTGCTCGCCGTGGCACTCCTCGCAGGGAGTGTGTCGGTCACCGTGACGGACGTGTGGCTCGCGTTCCTCGGTCGCGGCGCACCGTCGGTGGAGTACATCGTGCGGGAGGTGCGCGAGCCGCGGGCGCTGACCGGGGTGCTGGCCGGGGCGGCGTTCGGCCTGTCCGGTGGGATCTTCCAGAGCCTCATCCGCAACCCGCTGGCGAGTCCCGACATCCTCGGCATCACGATGGGCGCCAGCGTCGCGGCCGTGATGTGCCTCCTGGTCGTCGGTGGGTCGGGCGTCGCCGTGACGGTCAGCGCTCTGTGCGGAGCCTTCGGCACCGCCTTCCTCATCTACCTGCTGGCCTGGCGCCGAGGGGTCAGCGGTCATCGGCTGGTGATCGTCGGCATCGGGGTGTCCGCGGTGCTCTCGAGCGTCGTGTCGTACGTGATGACCCGCTCGCAGGTGCGCGACGCGCAGCAGGCACTGGTCTGGCTGACCGGGAGCCTCGCCGCACGGACCTGGACCGACGTGCGACCCCTGGTCCTGGCGCTGGTCGTGCTGGTGCCGGCCGCGCTGGTGCTCGCCGCCGCGCTACGGCCCCTGCAGTTCGGTGACGAGACCGCCAGAGGGCTCGGCGTCGGGGTCGAACGGAGCAGGCTGGGGCTGGTCCTCGTCGCCGTCGCGCTCGCGGCCTTCGCCACCGCGGCCGCCGGCCCGGTCGCCTTCGTCGCGTTCATGTCCGCCCCCGTCGCGCGACGGCTGGTCGGCAGAGGCGGGCCGGCCCTGGTGCCGGCGGCCCTGGTCGGCGCGGTCGTCCTGCTCGGCTCGGACCTCGTGGCTCAACGGGTGCTCGGCGCCGTCACGCTCCCCGTCGGCGTGGTCACCGGCGTACTCGGCGCCCCCTATCTCCTGTGGCTGGTCGCCACCACCCACCGGATCGGATCCACCGGATGA
- a CDS encoding ATP-binding cassette domain-containing protein, with product MNGRREGPGELEIDEVSLGYEGRPVVDRLSAGIPRGRLVAIVGPNACGKSTLLRGMARLLTPSSGAVLLDGRAISTMPTRQVATRLGILPQHPVAPESVTVTDLVGQGRHPYRGWLRRWSPADDAAVADAMRATDTLALADRLVDQLSGGQRQRAWIAMALAQHTGILLLDEPTTYLDVTHQIEILDLLTDLNRASGATIVMVLHDLNLACRYADHLLVMKDGGIVSTGRPADVITERLVAEVFALDSQVITDPVSGGPLVVPFGRHHGGSPDPTDAFAPPSPNHGTRSE from the coding sequence ATGAACGGCCGTCGCGAAGGTCCCGGCGAACTCGAGATCGACGAGGTGTCGCTCGGCTACGAAGGCCGTCCCGTGGTCGACCGGCTGTCGGCGGGGATCCCGCGCGGGCGACTCGTCGCCATCGTCGGCCCGAACGCCTGCGGGAAGTCGACCCTCCTCCGTGGCATGGCCCGGTTGCTCACGCCGTCCTCCGGTGCGGTGCTCCTGGACGGCCGGGCCATCAGCACCATGCCGACCAGGCAGGTGGCGACGAGGCTCGGGATCCTGCCGCAGCATCCGGTCGCACCCGAGAGCGTGACGGTCACCGACCTGGTCGGTCAGGGACGGCACCCCTACCGCGGCTGGCTGCGGCGCTGGAGCCCGGCCGACGACGCGGCGGTGGCCGACGCCATGCGGGCCACCGACACGCTGGCACTGGCCGACCGCCTCGTCGACCAGCTGTCCGGTGGCCAGCGGCAGCGGGCCTGGATCGCGATGGCACTCGCGCAGCACACCGGCATCTTGTTGCTGGACGAGCCGACCACCTACCTCGACGTCACCCATCAGATCGAGATCCTCGACCTGCTCACCGACCTGAACCGCGCGAGCGGCGCCACGATCGTCATGGTGCTGCACGACCTCAACCTCGCGTGCCGGTACGCCGACCACCTGCTCGTCATGAAGGACGGCGGGATCGTGTCGACCGGCCGGCCGGCCGACGTGATCACCGAACGGCTGGTGGCCGAGGTGTTCGCACTGGACAGTCAGGTCATCACCGATCCGGTCTCCGGCGGCCCTCTCGTCGTCCCCTTCGGTCGCCATCACGGCGGCTCTCCCGACCCCACCGATGCCTTCGCACCCCCGAGCCCGAACCATGGAACGAGGTCAGAGTGA